In Ignavibacteriales bacterium, one genomic interval encodes:
- the pepF gene encoding oligoendopeptidase F: MHPFTAIAVSFLTLSLSVPDMSYSQERDRSKIPDKYKWDLTHVYPSDDAWKQAKQLLAGEVPSIEKFKGTLSKSPSQLLGCLEQVSHIAKELTRLGSYASMNSDQDTRDSKYLAMQQEVRQVSSDFAAKAAYIEPEILGLDKKTVDGFIQQEKKLAVYRHYLDDILRRKTHTGTAGEEKIIADASLMSDAASSIYGVFSDADFPYPELKLSSGETVKLSKSAFSLYRTVPNQEDRKKVFAAFFGRLYEFRRTFGTQTNAEVKKNMFYARARNYGSSLESALDANNIPVKVYHSLVDGVNNNLTTFHRYLNLRKRILGLKELHYYDLYAPLLSSVDLKYSIEESEKNVVASLAPLGKEYVSVIEQAFKGRWIDFYPTEGKRSGAYSNGSVYDVHPYMLLNYNNKYDDMSTLTHELGHTMQSYLSNKTQPYPTADYPIFVAEVASTFNEALLIDYMLKSITDDKARLSLLGNYLEGIKGTVFRQTQFAEFELRMHEMSEKGESITGDALNDLYMQITKKYYGHDKGVCIVDDEIKSEWSFIPHFYYNFYVYQYATAFTASAALSEQVLGGDKAATKRYLEFLSAGGSDYAIDLLKKAGVDMTTPAPLELTMKKMNRVMDEMEKILDKIKQ; encoded by the coding sequence ATGCATCCGTTCACAGCCATTGCCGTGTCGTTTCTGACCCTCTCGCTCTCAGTTCCCGATATGTCGTATTCACAAGAGCGCGACCGATCCAAGATCCCCGACAAGTATAAATGGGATCTCACTCATGTATACCCCAGCGATGATGCCTGGAAGCAGGCAAAGCAGCTCTTAGCAGGAGAGGTTCCTTCCATCGAGAAGTTCAAAGGAACGTTGAGTAAGTCGCCGTCGCAGCTTCTCGGGTGCCTCGAACAGGTCAGTCACATCGCCAAAGAACTGACGCGGCTGGGCAGTTACGCGAGCATGAACTCAGATCAGGACACCAGGGACTCGAAGTACCTCGCGATGCAGCAGGAAGTGAGACAGGTTTCGTCGGACTTCGCGGCAAAGGCGGCGTATATCGAGCCTGAGATTCTTGGGCTCGACAAGAAGACCGTCGACGGATTCATTCAGCAGGAGAAAAAGCTGGCGGTCTACAGACATTATCTGGATGATATCCTCCGCAGAAAAACCCACACCGGCACTGCCGGCGAGGAGAAGATCATTGCCGATGCCAGCCTCATGTCCGACGCCGCATCGAGCATCTATGGCGTTTTCTCCGACGCTGATTTTCCATACCCGGAACTGAAGCTGAGCAGCGGCGAAACCGTCAAACTCTCCAAGTCTGCCTTCTCGCTGTACCGCACGGTTCCCAATCAGGAGGACAGGAAAAAGGTGTTCGCGGCCTTTTTTGGCAGGCTGTATGAATTCCGCAGAACATTCGGGACTCAGACAAATGCCGAGGTGAAAAAGAACATGTTCTATGCCCGCGCACGCAACTACGGCTCCAGCCTCGAGAGCGCGCTCGACGCCAACAATATCCCCGTCAAAGTCTACCACAGCCTTGTGGACGGCGTCAACAACAACCTGACGACATTTCACCGCTATCTGAATCTCAGAAAGCGGATCCTCGGACTCAAGGAATTGCACTACTACGACCTCTATGCACCGCTGCTGAGCAGCGTGGACCTCAAATACTCGATCGAAGAGTCGGAGAAGAACGTCGTGGCATCACTTGCTCCGCTCGGCAAGGAGTACGTGTCTGTCATCGAACAAGCGTTCAAGGGCCGGTGGATCGACTTCTATCCGACGGAAGGCAAGCGGTCAGGGGCATATTCAAACGGATCGGTGTACGACGTGCATCCCTACATGCTGCTGAACTACAACAACAAGTACGACGACATGAGCACGTTAACCCACGAACTGGGTCACACGATGCAGAGTTACCTTTCAAACAAGACGCAGCCGTACCCCACAGCCGATTATCCGATTTTTGTTGCAGAGGTCGCCTCCACATTCAACGAGGCGCTGTTGATCGATTATATGCTGAAGTCGATTACCGACGACAAGGCGCGCCTGTCGCTCCTTGGAAACTACCTGGAAGGGATCAAGGGGACCGTGTTCCGTCAAACACAGTTCGCGGAGTTCGAGCTCCGGATGCACGAAATGTCAGAGAAAGGCGAATCGATCACCGGCGACGCGCTCAACGACCTGTACATGCAGATAACGAAGAAGTACTACGGCCACGACAAGGGGGTCTGCATCGTCGATGATGAGATCAAATCAGAATGGTCCTTCATACCTCACTTCTACTACAACTTCTATGTGTATCAGTATGCGACGGCCTTCACGGCGTCTGCTGCGCTTTCAGAGCAGGTCCTTGGCGGCGACAAAGCTGCGACCAAGCGGTATCTTGAATTTCTCTCGGCAGGAGGATCGGACTACGCTATTGACCTTTTAAAAAAGGCAGGTGTCGACATGACAACACCGGCGCCGTTGGAATTGACGATGAAGAAGATGAACCGGGTGATGGATGAGATGGAGAAAATCCTCGACAAGATCAAACAGTAG
- a CDS encoding DinB family protein: protein MHRTIDDFVLDWEYESGATLKILRTLTDDSLKQRVTPEGRSLGFLAWHLVLTLSEMGSKMGLQVTAPAEDSEMPTVAAEIASTYDISSKSVLEAVRRSWTDASLNDEIPMYGEMWKRGGALTSLLLHQTHHRAQMTVLMRQAGLKVPGVYGPSREEWAQMGMQTQE from the coding sequence ATGCACAGAACCATAGATGATTTCGTGCTCGACTGGGAGTACGAGAGCGGCGCAACCTTGAAAATCCTTCGCACTCTCACGGATGATTCGCTCAAACAGAGAGTCACTCCTGAAGGACGCTCACTGGGATTCCTTGCGTGGCACCTGGTGCTCACGCTGAGCGAGATGGGATCGAAGATGGGCTTACAGGTCACCGCTCCCGCCGAAGATTCCGAAATGCCGACGGTTGCTGCCGAGATCGCGTCGACGTACGACATCAGCTCTAAATCCGTTTTGGAGGCCGTGCGGCGCTCCTGGACTGATGCTTCTCTCAACGACGAGATACCGATGTACGGCGAGATGTGGAAACGCGGCGGGGCTCTCACCTCGCTGCTTCTGCACCAGACACACCATCGCGCCCAAATGACAGTCCTCATGCGCCAGGCGGGCCTGAAGGTGCCGGGTGTCTACGGTCCTTCCAGGGAGGAATGGGCGCAGATGGGAATGCAAACGCAGGAATAG
- a CDS encoding nucleotidyltransferase family protein — protein sequence MNPSSTAIIILAAGNSSRLGLPKQLLQYHGMSLLRHAAETALATHPAEIVAVVGFESDRMRHELDDLPVHIVVNSTWQEGISSSIREGIESLPPASDAGLLMLCDQPFVTTELLIRLITGCTDSRPIAATGYEQTSGVPACFKRSLFPELMDLTGDRGAKRVIDKNPSRVATILFDAANIDIDTLEDYQKYINSTH from the coding sequence ATGAATCCTTCCTCTACTGCTATCATCATACTCGCGGCGGGGAATTCTTCGCGCCTGGGATTGCCCAAGCAACTTTTGCAGTATCATGGAATGAGCCTCCTGCGCCACGCCGCCGAGACGGCGCTTGCGACGCATCCCGCAGAGATCGTTGCAGTCGTTGGCTTTGAATCCGACCGGATGAGACACGAGCTCGACGACCTCCCCGTTCACATCGTAGTAAATTCCACCTGGCAGGAAGGGATCTCCTCATCAATCAGAGAAGGAATTGAATCGCTGCCGCCAGCTTCTGACGCCGGTCTTCTCATGCTCTGTGATCAGCCGTTCGTGACCACCGAGCTGCTCATCCGGCTTATCACCGGTTGCACAGATTCGAGACCCATCGCGGCCACAGGATACGAGCAGACCTCCGGAGTCCCGGCCTGCTTCAAACGATCTCTCTTCCCGGAATTGATGGATCTTACTGGTGACCGTGGGGCAAAACGGGTTATCGACAAGAATCCAAGCCGGGTAGCGACAATTCTCTTCGACGCTGCGAATATC